In one Umezawaea sp. Da 62-37 genomic region, the following are encoded:
- a CDS encoding oxygenase MpaB family protein, with translation MALPDMNSLRTRLASNLFAKVAGPDGPEKRARVHDTPGPRWFDEDRPIRRVHGDAAMFVGGLRALLLQSLHPLAMAGVAGHSDYRGDPWGRLQRTSTFLAMTTFGAAKDAQRSVDQVRGIHRRVHGTAPDGTPYRADDPRLLGWVHVAEVDSFLRCHQVYGSTALSPEECDGYVSDTARVAEALGVIDPPRTVADVAAVLADYRSELRGTAEARDAARFLVLRPPLPLVARPPYAVLAATAVAMLPAWARLPLRLPYLPVTEATAVRVAGRGLVGALRWTMAA, from the coding sequence ATGGCGCTCCCGGACATGAACTCGTTGCGAACCAGGCTCGCGTCGAACCTGTTCGCCAAGGTGGCGGGCCCGGACGGGCCGGAGAAGCGGGCCAGGGTGCACGACACGCCGGGGCCGCGCTGGTTCGACGAGGACCGGCCGATCCGCCGGGTGCACGGGGACGCGGCGATGTTCGTCGGTGGCCTGCGTGCCCTTCTGCTCCAGTCGCTGCACCCGCTGGCGATGGCGGGCGTGGCCGGTCACTCGGACTACCGGGGCGACCCGTGGGGCAGGCTGCAGCGCACCAGCACCTTCCTGGCCATGACGACGTTCGGCGCGGCGAAGGACGCGCAGCGGTCGGTCGACCAGGTCCGCGGCATCCACCGCCGGGTCCACGGCACGGCCCCCGATGGCACGCCCTACCGCGCGGACGACCCGCGCCTGCTCGGCTGGGTGCACGTCGCCGAGGTGGACAGCTTCCTGCGCTGCCACCAGGTCTACGGCTCGACGGCCCTGTCCCCGGAGGAGTGCGACGGGTACGTGTCCGACACGGCCAGGGTCGCGGAGGCTTTGGGGGTGATCGACCCGCCGCGCACCGTTGCGGACGTGGCGGCCGTGCTGGCCGATTACCGGTCTGAGCTGCGCGGCACGGCCGAGGCTCGGGACGCGGCGCGGTTCCTGGTGCTGCGGCCGCCCCTGCCGCTGGTGGCGCGGCCGCCGTACGCGGTGCTGGCCGCGACCGCGGTGGCCATGCTCCCGGCGTGGGCGCGGCTGCCGTTGCGGCTGCCCTACCTGCCGGTCACCGAGGCCACCGCGGTCCGCGTCGCGGGTCGTGGTCTCGTCGGAGCGCTCAGGTGGACGATGGCGGCGTGA
- a CDS encoding YciI family protein, whose product MKYLILIHSNPKSRAVWETLTDEQRHAFGKGHMELSAALAESGELVVSEGLVDPSLAKWVSVRDDRTLTSDGPFAEAKEHLAGFYLVECESYERAVEIAARAPDALYGAVEVRPVLDMSTWDL is encoded by the coding sequence GTGAAGTACCTGATCCTGATCCACAGCAACCCGAAGTCCAGGGCCGTGTGGGAGACGCTGACCGACGAGCAGCGCCACGCGTTCGGCAAGGGGCACATGGAGCTGTCGGCGGCGCTGGCCGAGTCAGGTGAGCTGGTCGTGTCGGAGGGCTTGGTCGACCCGTCGCTGGCCAAGTGGGTGTCCGTGCGCGACGACAGGACGTTGACCAGCGACGGGCCGTTCGCCGAGGCCAAGGAGCACCTCGCGGGGTTCTACCTGGTCGAGTGCGAGAGCTACGAGCGCGCGGTCGAGATCGCCGCGCGGGCACCGGACGCGTTGTACGGCGCGGTCGAGGTGCGCCCGGTGCTCGACATGAGCACCTGGGATCTGTGA
- a CDS encoding nuclear transport factor 2 family protein — protein sequence MNDDIEQIRALVTGVEAAMEAKDAELLLSRYTADAVTFDLAPPLRHVGPEVHDVEGREKWFSTFDGPVYYKVTDLEITAGEDVAFCHGLNRMASTPDGAPEGFTLWFRMTTGLRKENGSWRISHEHTSTPFYMDGSFRAATDLTPPSST from the coding sequence ATGAACGACGACATCGAGCAGATCCGCGCACTGGTGACCGGGGTCGAGGCCGCCATGGAGGCCAAGGACGCCGAACTGCTGCTGTCCCGCTACACGGCCGACGCGGTGACGTTCGACCTGGCACCGCCCCTGCGGCACGTCGGTCCGGAGGTGCACGACGTCGAGGGCAGGGAGAAGTGGTTCTCGACGTTCGACGGACCGGTGTACTACAAGGTGACCGACCTCGAGATCACCGCGGGCGAGGACGTGGCCTTCTGCCACGGCCTCAACCGGATGGCCTCGACACCCGACGGAGCGCCCGAGGGCTTCACCCTGTGGTTCCGGATGACCACCGGGCTGCGCAAGGAGAACGGGTCCTGGCGCATCTCGCACGAGCACACGTCCACTCCCTTCTACATGGACGGGTCGTTCCGGGCGGCCACCGACCTCACGCCGCCATCGTCCACCTGA
- a CDS encoding SLC13 family permease, which translates to MTAQVISIVVLALIFVLATTRSTNMGALAFAAAFLVGTLAGGLDAKGIFAKFPGDIFVVLVGVTYLFALARANGTTDWLVSAAVRAVGGRIVLIPWVMFVITGVLTAIGAVSPAAVAIVAPIALGFAARYRINPLLMGAMVVHGAQAGGFSPISVYGSIVNGLVERNNVHGNPLALFLASLAVNTVIAVILFLVLGGRKLARQQAIPAFHDRTAASSTATATTATATPATTDAQAEARPTDAEAADSAPTNSTTTTGVEPASAEPADAGTTGATTTTSPTETGQRTVEEPEPAVALTPARTATLVGLVALVVGTLVFDLDVGLTALTLAAVLSLIWPTDSRQAVAEITWPTVLLICGVLTYVAVLQAMGTIDFVGNAVTGVGIPILAALLLCYIGGIVSAFASSVGLMGALIPLAVPFLALGTVGPVGMIAAVAVSATVVDVSPFSTNGALVLANAKDVDRDAFFRTLLIYGGIIVAVAPLVIWLLFVVPNLG; encoded by the coding sequence ATGACGGCGCAGGTGATCTCGATCGTCGTACTGGCACTGATCTTCGTGCTGGCGACGACCCGCTCGACCAACATGGGAGCGCTGGCCTTCGCGGCCGCGTTCCTCGTCGGCACCCTCGCGGGCGGACTCGACGCCAAGGGCATCTTCGCCAAGTTCCCCGGCGACATCTTCGTCGTCCTGGTCGGTGTCACCTATCTCTTCGCGTTGGCCAGGGCCAACGGCACGACGGACTGGCTGGTGTCGGCCGCCGTCCGGGCGGTCGGCGGCCGGATCGTGCTGATCCCGTGGGTCATGTTCGTCATCACCGGCGTGCTCACGGCCATCGGCGCGGTCAGCCCGGCCGCGGTGGCGATCGTGGCGCCGATCGCACTCGGCTTCGCCGCGCGCTACAGGATCAACCCGCTGCTGATGGGCGCGATGGTCGTGCACGGCGCGCAAGCGGGCGGGTTCTCCCCGATCAGCGTGTACGGCTCCATCGTCAACGGCCTGGTCGAACGCAACAACGTCCACGGCAACCCGCTCGCCCTGTTCCTGGCCAGCCTCGCCGTCAACACTGTCATCGCGGTGATCCTCTTCCTCGTGCTCGGCGGCCGGAAACTGGCCCGGCAGCAGGCGATTCCCGCGTTCCACGACCGGACGGCAGCCTCCAGCACAGCAACGGCCACCACGGCGACGGCCACCCCGGCAACAACCGACGCGCAGGCCGAAGCCCGGCCGACCGACGCCGAGGCGGCGGACAGCGCGCCCACCAACAGCACAACCACCACCGGCGTGGAACCAGCCAGTGCGGAACCCGCCGATGCGGGAACCACCGGCGCGACGACCACGACCTCGCCAACCGAAACCGGGCAACGAACGGTCGAAGAGCCCGAACCTGCCGTCGCACTCACTCCGGCCAGGACCGCCACGCTGGTCGGCTTGGTCGCACTGGTCGTCGGCACGCTCGTGTTCGACCTCGACGTCGGCCTCACCGCGCTCACGCTCGCCGCCGTGCTCAGCCTGATCTGGCCCACCGACAGTCGCCAGGCCGTCGCCGAGATCACCTGGCCGACCGTCCTGCTGATCTGCGGCGTACTGACCTACGTCGCGGTGCTGCAGGCGATGGGGACGATCGACTTCGTCGGCAACGCGGTCACCGGCGTCGGCATCCCGATCCTGGCCGCCCTGCTGCTCTGCTACATCGGTGGGATCGTCTCGGCGTTCGCCTCCTCGGTGGGGTTGATGGGTGCGCTGATCCCGCTGGCCGTGCCGTTCCTCGCACTTGGCACCGTCGGTCCGGTCGGCATGATCGCCGCGGTGGCGGTGTCCGCGACGGTGGTCGACGTGAGTCCGTTCTCCACCAACGGCGCGCTGGTGCTGGCGAACGCGAAGGACGTCGACCGGGACGCATTCTTCCGGACGTTGCTCATCTACGGCGGCATCATCGTGGCGGTGGCTCCTCTCGTGATCTGGCTGCTGTTCGTGGTGCCGAACCTCGGCTGA
- a CDS encoding MarR family transcriptional regulator produces MDLMADESPPTRLRTMASWLMTQVAVGADRLVGERLATADTRRHHYRVLAALDEFGPSSQAAVARNCGVHSSDVVAVVNELAGKGLVDRSPDPADRRRNTITITAAGVDKLRELDALLADVQDELLASLSPEERSELVRLLGRVLEHRKRP; encoded by the coding sequence ATGGACCTGATGGCCGACGAGTCCCCTCCCACCCGACTGCGCACGATGGCGAGCTGGTTGATGACCCAGGTCGCGGTGGGGGCCGACCGCCTGGTGGGGGAACGGCTGGCGACCGCGGACACCCGCCGCCACCACTACCGGGTGCTCGCCGCGCTGGACGAGTTCGGCCCGTCCAGCCAGGCGGCGGTCGCCCGCAACTGCGGGGTGCACAGCAGCGACGTCGTCGCGGTGGTCAACGAACTCGCGGGAAAAGGCCTGGTGGACCGCTCGCCGGACCCGGCGGACCGGCGTCGCAACACCATCACGATCACCGCCGCGGGCGTCGACAAGCTCCGTGAACTGGACGCGCTGCTCGCGGACGTGCAGGACGAACTGCTCGCGTCGCTGTCACCGGAGGAGCGGAGCGAACTGGTGCGCCTGCTCGGCCGGGTTCTGGAGCACCGGAAGCGACCCTGA
- a CDS encoding DUF6596 domain-containing protein, protein MTPSVEDLLRDLAPQVLGALVRRYGGFDTCEDAAQEALLAAALQWPEEGLPDNPRGWLITVASRRRTELWRTDTARRRREENLAVQAPPAPEPLPAVDDTLALFLLCCHPALTGVSQVALTLRAVGGLGTGEIARAFLVPESTVGQRISRAKQRIRASGAEFRMPPPEELPERVATVLRVLYLIFTEGHTASSGTALNRVDLTTEAIRLTRQLHTRLPDDGEVTGLLALMLLTDARRPARTLPNGALVPLAEQDRSRWDAPAITEGKELITTALATARIGPYQLQAAIAAVHAEAATSEDTDWYQILGLYTLLDSIAPGPMVSLNRVVAHAMVHGPHAALGQLAEAERDPALAGHHRVHAVRAHLLDQAGERDAAREAYLLAARTTLSLPEQRYLEARARAVADSGTDRPSTGGQD, encoded by the coding sequence GTGACCCCGTCGGTCGAGGACCTGCTGCGGGACCTGGCGCCGCAGGTCCTCGGAGCGCTCGTCCGGCGCTACGGCGGTTTCGACACCTGCGAGGACGCCGCGCAGGAGGCACTGCTGGCGGCCGCGCTGCAATGGCCCGAGGAAGGGCTGCCCGACAACCCGCGCGGCTGGCTGATCACCGTCGCGTCCCGTCGCCGCACCGAACTGTGGCGCACCGACACGGCCCGCAGACGAAGGGAGGAGAACCTCGCGGTCCAGGCACCACCCGCCCCGGAACCGCTACCCGCGGTCGACGACACCCTCGCCCTGTTCCTGCTGTGCTGCCACCCCGCGCTGACCGGGGTCAGCCAGGTGGCGCTGACGCTGCGGGCGGTGGGCGGCCTGGGCACCGGCGAGATCGCACGGGCGTTCCTCGTGCCGGAATCGACGGTGGGCCAGCGGATCAGCCGGGCGAAGCAGCGGATCAGGGCCAGTGGGGCCGAGTTCCGGATGCCACCGCCGGAAGAGTTGCCGGAGCGCGTGGCGACCGTGCTCCGGGTGCTCTACCTGATCTTCACCGAGGGACACACGGCCAGTTCCGGGACGGCGCTGAACCGCGTCGACCTGACCACCGAAGCCATCCGCCTGACCCGACAACTGCACACCCGGCTGCCGGACGACGGCGAGGTGACGGGCCTGCTGGCCCTGATGCTCCTGACCGACGCCCGGCGTCCCGCCAGGACGCTGCCCAACGGCGCCCTGGTCCCGCTCGCCGAACAGGACCGGAGCCGTTGGGACGCCCCGGCCATCACCGAGGGAAAGGAGTTGATCACCACCGCGCTGGCCACCGCCCGCATCGGTCCCTACCAGTTGCAGGCCGCGATCGCCGCCGTCCACGCCGAGGCCGCGACCTCGGAGGACACCGACTGGTACCAGATCCTGGGGCTCTACACGCTGCTGGACTCGATCGCCCCCGGTCCGATGGTCAGCCTCAACCGCGTCGTCGCCCACGCCATGGTCCACGGTCCCCACGCCGCCCTGGGGCAACTGGCCGAGGCCGAACGGGATCCGGCGCTGGCTGGCCACCACCGGGTCCACGCCGTCCGTGCCCACCTGCTCGACCAGGCCGGCGAGCGCGACGCCGCCCGCGAGGCCTACCTGCTGGCCGCCCGCACGACGCTCAGCCTCCCGGAACAGCGCTACTTGGAGGCACGAGCCCGTGCGGTGGCCGACAGCGGCACCGATAGGCCGTCCACGGGCGGACAGGACTGA
- a CDS encoding epoxide hydrolase: protein MITPYRIDVPQADLDDLHDRLTRTRWPDEVPGTDHGVPLARVKELAEHWRTRYDWRVREAELNAFPQFTTTIDGANLHFLHVRSPEPDALPLLLLHGWPGSVVEFLDVIGPLTDPRAHGGDPADAFHLVIPSMPGYGLSGPTRETGWGANRMARAYLDLMDRLGYTRYGAQGGDWGSTISRTIGALAPDRVVGVHLNYLPTAPSADLDDPSDDELARLAGTRAYLAAPAGYMVVQTTRPQTLAYGLTDSPVGQLAWITDRVAAWADPAGLISDDRLLTNVMLYWLTGTANSSARLHFESGGSRGVPLPCPVPVGVAVFAHDIVRPVRRLAERAYPIAHWTEFDRGGHFAALEVPDLLVGDVRSFFRGLAKRASVVGQ, encoded by the coding sequence ATGATCACGCCGTACCGGATCGACGTCCCGCAGGCCGACCTCGACGACCTCCACGACCGCCTGACCCGCACCCGCTGGCCCGACGAGGTGCCCGGCACCGACCACGGCGTGCCGCTGGCACGGGTCAAGGAGCTGGCCGAACACTGGCGGACCCGGTACGACTGGCGGGTGCGGGAGGCGGAGCTCAACGCGTTCCCGCAGTTCACCACCACCATCGACGGCGCGAACCTGCACTTCCTGCACGTCCGGTCCCCCGAGCCGGACGCGCTGCCGCTGCTGCTCCTGCACGGCTGGCCGGGGTCCGTCGTGGAGTTCCTCGACGTCATCGGTCCACTCACCGACCCCCGCGCCCACGGTGGCGACCCGGCCGACGCGTTCCACCTGGTCATCCCGTCGATGCCCGGTTACGGCCTGTCCGGTCCCACCCGCGAGACGGGCTGGGGCGCGAACCGGATGGCGCGCGCCTACCTCGACCTGATGGACCGGCTCGGCTACACCCGCTACGGCGCCCAGGGCGGTGACTGGGGTTCGACCATCTCGCGCACGATCGGCGCGCTGGCACCGGACCGCGTGGTCGGCGTGCACCTCAACTACCTGCCGACAGCGCCGTCAGCCGACCTCGACGACCCCTCCGACGACGAACTGGCCCGCCTGGCCGGGACGAGGGCGTACCTCGCCGCGCCCGCCGGGTACATGGTCGTGCAGACGACCCGCCCGCAGACCCTGGCCTACGGGCTCACCGACTCGCCGGTCGGCCAGTTGGCCTGGATCACCGACAGGGTCGCGGCCTGGGCGGATCCGGCCGGACTCATCTCCGACGACCGGCTGTTGACCAATGTGATGCTCTACTGGCTCACCGGCACCGCGAACTCGTCGGCGAGGCTACACTTCGAGTCGGGCGGATCGCGCGGAGTCCCCCTGCCCTGTCCCGTTCCGGTGGGCGTCGCCGTGTTCGCGCACGACATCGTGCGACCGGTCCGGAGGCTGGCCGAGCGGGCGTACCCGATCGCGCATTGGACCGAGTTCGACCGGGGCGGCCACTTCGCCGCGCTGGAGGTGCCCGACCTGCTGGTCGGCGACGTGCGCTCGTTCTTCCGCGGCCTAGCCAAGCGCGCGAGCGTAGTTGGCCAATGA
- a CDS encoding LLM class flavin-dependent oxidoreductase, with the protein MPGTSPLHLAVALDGAGWHPAAWREADARPRELFSGRYWTDLVREAERGLLDFVTIEDSLGPQSTRLDGFDDRVDQVRGRLDAVLIAARVAPSTSHIGLVPSAIVTHTEPFHLSKAIATVDHASKGRAGFRPVVSGRSVDAKHFGRRDIPVLERLDDLEDPLLLGLFEEAADYVEVVRRLWDSWEDDAEIRDAATGRFVDREKLHRIDFEGRWFSVRGPSITQRPPQGQPIVSVLAHVTPAFQLAVRAADVVHITPFDTSDVHRILTEVPSVPHVFGELVVFLDDQPGAAAARKARLDELAGAEYRSDALVFTGTAGELADLLLGWREAGLSGFRLRPGAVPHDLEAITRALVPELQRRGAFRTEYEADTLRGLLGLPRPANRYAPA; encoded by the coding sequence ATGCCTGGCACGTCACCACTGCACCTCGCGGTCGCGCTCGACGGCGCGGGCTGGCACCCCGCAGCGTGGCGCGAGGCCGACGCGAGGCCGCGCGAGCTGTTCTCCGGGCGGTACTGGACCGATCTGGTGCGGGAAGCGGAACGCGGGCTGCTGGACTTCGTGACCATCGAGGACTCGCTGGGACCGCAGTCGACCCGGCTGGACGGGTTCGACGACCGGGTCGACCAGGTGCGCGGGCGGCTCGACGCGGTGCTGATCGCGGCCCGTGTCGCACCCAGCACGTCGCACATCGGACTCGTGCCGTCGGCGATCGTGACGCACACCGAGCCGTTCCACCTGTCCAAGGCCATCGCGACGGTGGACCACGCGAGCAAGGGGCGGGCGGGGTTCCGGCCGGTCGTGTCCGGGAGGTCCGTCGACGCCAAGCACTTCGGCCGTCGTGACATCCCCGTGCTCGAGCGGCTCGACGACCTGGAGGACCCGCTGCTGCTCGGCCTGTTCGAGGAGGCGGCCGACTACGTCGAGGTCGTCCGGCGGCTGTGGGACAGCTGGGAGGACGACGCCGAGATCAGGGACGCGGCCACCGGGCGGTTCGTGGACCGCGAGAAGCTGCACCGGATCGACTTCGAGGGCCGCTGGTTCTCCGTGCGAGGGCCGTCGATCACCCAGCGGCCGCCGCAGGGGCAGCCGATCGTGAGCGTGCTGGCGCACGTGACCCCGGCCTTCCAGTTGGCGGTCCGCGCGGCGGACGTCGTCCACATCACCCCGTTCGACACCTCCGACGTGCACCGCATCCTCACCGAGGTGCCCAGCGTGCCCCACGTTTTCGGTGAACTGGTGGTGTTCCTGGACGACCAGCCCGGTGCGGCGGCGGCCCGCAAGGCGCGGCTGGACGAGTTGGCGGGCGCCGAGTACCGGTCCGACGCCCTCGTCTTCACCGGCACCGCCGGAGAGCTGGCCGACCTGCTGCTCGGCTGGCGGGAAGCCGGGCTGAGCGGGTTCCGGCTGCGCCCCGGCGCCGTGCCGCACGACCTGGAGGCGATCACCCGCGCGCTGGTGCCCGAACTGCAGCGCCGCGGCGCGTTCCGCACCGAGTACGAGGCCGACACCCTGCGCGGACTGCTCGGCCTGCCCCGCCCCGCCAACCGCTACGCCCCCGCGTGA
- a CDS encoding tetratricopeptide repeat protein, which translates to MDDADWGRRLALLWDSLDDRAEDDFLAEMAKLVAERPADDPIGLFEQGAAFDSTGHPDLAVEKYREALERGVPGLRRRRAVIQLASSLRNLDQADESVALLTAELDHGPDELDDAVRAFLALALTSVGREREGVAMALTALAPHLTRYNRSLANYARALG; encoded by the coding sequence ATGGACGATGCTGACTGGGGGCGGCGGCTCGCGCTGCTGTGGGACTCGCTGGACGACCGGGCCGAGGACGACTTCCTCGCCGAGATGGCGAAGCTGGTCGCCGAACGGCCCGCCGACGACCCGATCGGCCTGTTCGAGCAGGGTGCCGCGTTCGACTCGACCGGACACCCCGATCTCGCCGTCGAGAAGTACCGCGAAGCGCTGGAACGGGGTGTGCCGGGGCTGCGCCGCCGCCGCGCGGTCATCCAATTGGCCAGTTCGCTGCGCAACCTCGACCAGGCCGACGAGAGCGTCGCGCTGCTCACCGCCGAACTCGACCACGGCCCGGACGAGCTCGACGACGCCGTCCGAGCCTTCCTCGCGCTGGCGCTGACCAGCGTCGGCCGGGAACGGGAGGGCGTCGCGATGGCGCTCACGGCGTTGGCGCCGCACCTCACCCGGTACAACCGCTCATTGGCCAACTACGCTCGCGCGCTTGGCTAG